A stretch of DNA from Campylobacter concisus:
TCGTTTCTTGCGGATTCATATATGTTTATGTCGTCAAGCGTTATGTAGTTTGGTATATCTAAATTTAAAGCAAGGGTTGATTTGCCTACCTGCCTGGCTCCGCTTATCAAAAGCACTGGAAAGCTTTTCATATACTCTTTTATCTCATTGGCTATGGCTCGTTTGATATACATAGTATTTTATCCTTAAATATTTAGGAGTATAATACTATAATATATAAAATTTTACAAGGATGGTTTGGCTAAGATAATTGTATATTTAAATTTAATTCGTACTAAAACTAGTAAGATTAAATCAGCTACTGTAATTTTTTATTACACTGAGTATTTATTAGTAAAGCTTTAAGCAATATCACCTCAGATTTTCATATTGACAAATGGCAGTCAAATTTTTCCTCAAAAAGAGCAACGTAATAACCATTTTTGGCGTATTACACAGACTCTTTTATGCTGCGATCTAACTTCTCAATAAATTTTTACCTCATAACTTTATCCAATAGCGATTTATAGCTATCCACTACGTCATAAACTACGCTATCATTGCTTATAGCCTTAAAATGCTCCTTTGCGCAGTGAATTTTGGACTCTTCGACTTGGCGAAGCTGCATAGAGTTCATAGACCCTTTAGTCTCCGCAACAAAATAAATGTGCTTGATATCACCCTCATAAAACGCGATCGCCCAGTCGGGATTGTATTTTTCACAGGCGTGCTTATATAAAAGCCACTTGGAAGCTTAACATAAACGGCAACGTCCTTGCTTGTATCTAGTTCCATTGCAAAATTCTTCTCATTTGAAGAATCATACACGACATGATCGTAAAGATATTTTTTGTTTTAACCGCATTTTTGTCAAGCTGACCTTTTATCGTAGGATCCGTAAAAACAGCAGTATCGTATTTTTCATCTAGCGCATTATAGGTAATATGCTGTATAATCGCCGTCGCTTTTCATCATTCTTAAGAGTAGCTGCTTTTCTTTGAGAATTTTAGACTCTAACGCTAAAATTTGCCTTTGTAAAAGCTCCTTTTGCTCCAACCTAGCTACAGACTCTTTAAGGCTTTCGCCTAAAATCAAATTTTGTAATTTATCGCCAGCTATTTGACGAATAAAATTTTCATAGGCTGTGTCAAGATTTAAGCTTTCTAGCTTTAAATGCAAATCTTGCTTGTTCTGCCAGTCGGTATAGTAGTACGAATTTACTTTGAAAGCCATATTTCCAGATATAGCGGTCTCTTTGTAGCTAATGCAAACTTTATATCTGTCTTGGTACTCTAAGATAAAAACTATATGATACGGCACCGCTCTATCTATATGGCGCAATAGCTCATCATCTAGGCTTGGGCTCTTTAAAGATACCTCAAACACTTCGATCTCTTTTACAAGATCACCACCTGCAAGGTTGGTAGTTGAGGACGCGATTTTATTGCTCCAAATAATTTTATCTACTTGCTCTATAAATATTTTTTTCAAAGAAGGCGATATCTCTAAATTCTAAGTTCTATCTTACATGTTTTATAATCCATATTAGCAAGATTAATTTTAACTTTTTTATCCACAGTGAACAATTCTCTTATTAATTATAAGGTAACTAATAAAT
This window harbors:
- a CDS encoding DUF4391 domain-containing protein — encoded protein: MSPSLKKIFIEQVDKIIWSNKIASSTTNLAGGDLVKEIEVFEVSLKSPSLDDELLRHIDRAVPYHIVFILEYQDRYKVCISYKETAISGNMAFKVNSYYYTDWQNKQDLHLKLESLNLDTAYENFIRQIAGDKLQNLILGESLKESVARLEQKELLQRQILALESKILKEKQLLLRMMKSDGDYTAYYL